GTCATTTCATTCTATCAGGGGCTTTTGTGGTCTACTTACATTAGTCATAAATATACTATTGTTTAAAAAGGCCGTGGTCACATGGGTTTTATGGGTGATCTTATTTGGAAATCCATGCATTTCAAATTTTGCCTACATATGTATGTTCAgttaaaatacaaatgttttgtaCGTTTTTGTGTTTTAAGGAAGGCAGGTTACTGAGTTGCCACAGTTGTTGATTGTTTcttgttcttacatgtataaaCATAGTAAGTTTGCTTTAATAGCAAAACTCACCTGTCTCTTGGAATGTTAAGTATCTTTCAGTTTCATTCTGATTGTTTGTTGCATTATTTATTAGATGTTAACTAATGCACTCAAGTCAAGTTGTGAAGACCTCACTATTTAATTTCTCAAATAAGTGTGCATGGAGACTGAAAAGGGTCTTGAACAATGTGTTTATCTTGATCAGGCCAGTTTTGTTATGCTATTTTTTTCTGAACACTGTTCAAAAAGATTCTTTTGTGTATCTTTTTCAGGAAAGTGAAGGTGAAGGCAATGGAGCAGGTAATTATTTGTTTAGACTTAGTATTTTGAAACCTTGTATATATCTAAAAGCCATGGATAATTGAAAGTGATTTTGATTAAAAAACTAAAGACCTTGTCCTTTTTGTAGCATTAATGATTTTTTTATCTTAAATGAACACAAGCTGGGCTTAGACAAATGAACTATATTGTGTACTAGAACTCATAGTAgtattttaatttgtattacATGTACTGCTGAATGTTACATGAACCTCAAGTCTCAATTTTGGGGGAGgaattatttgattaaattgAATTTTTATTAACCAATTGCAGATGTGCTTTCTGAAAACGGGAGTACCTCAGAAAAGAAAGGAAAAGAGGTAGGTCATGTGTGTCACAAGAATAGTGGAAATCAGAAACAATACATTCTTTCTCCTCTGTTTATTCTTTTTACATGAACACTTGTCCAGTGATATTTTAGTGCTTATCAATATGTTTTTGTAGTTTTCCAGAGAATTTGCAGAAACTGTATTAGCCAATAATATGGTTATGTTCTGTCATAGTATCAAATATTTGGTGGAATTTGCACTGTTAAAGGTTTTGGCCCATAGATATGGTATCCTCTGTCTATAAAAACATATCTGGGCATCTATATTGGTAACAACTTTACTGAAGGATGAAGAGGATAGTGAAGAAGAGTCTGACTCTTCAGAAGAAAcagattcggattcagatgatgacgacgatgatgaagaggaagatgatgatgaagaagcgTATGATGATGTCATCATAGAGGATGACGGCAGCTGGGTAGAGGAAGAGCGTCAAAGTGGTGATGGAGAGGTATGTGGAAACCTAGTTGTCAAGCAATGCATGTATCATTTAATCAGATCAGGGTCTCTAGACATTACAGCTTTTGAACCAGCATCAGTCTTTGAAGGTCTCAATGAACCATGGTTTGTGTGTAACACGGAGGAATTTAACTTGATGAAAGTGTATTTGACAACCTCACGAATACATGGACAGAGTAGTCAAATATTAACAACTGTGGACAGATGTGTGGAAATGGTTGTTGTGAATCTTGTTcataatattcattttaatCATCAAAGATATGCTTGATTGATTGTGAAATTCATAGTTATTATAGTTTTCCTCAATCAGTGCTACTACTGAATCCTCCAACTCTATCCTGTTTACAGGAACAGCAAGAGGATGGTAAGAATCTTGACGATGATGAAGACCGGAAGAATCCTGCCTACATCCCTCGAAAGGGGGCTTTCTATGAGCACGATACTCGCATGCATGGAGGTGGGGAGACCCAGCAGAAGGAAGAAGAAGATGATCAAAGGTAAGCAGGAATGAGTACTTCTAGCTGACTTTGATCCCTTAGACTTTAAtcctgaaaatatttgtttctgaaattaCATAATTCCTGACTTTCAACTCTCTCCATCTCATTTGTTGCGATGCATTTATTTCAGACCAAAGAAGAAGTTATGGAAGGATGAGGAAAAATGGCTGCATGATCGTTATCGGGATGACCAGCAAGCACCAAAGTCTCGAGAAGAGCTTATAGCTATCTATGGTTATGATATTCGTGCTTATGATAAGCCACCTGACAGTGCTCCTAAACGAGGAATGGGAAAGAGAGGGTATGAGTTCTTGTTTTATTCATGGCAGGTCTGCtagtttgacagtttgttttaattattcATACTGACTACAACCATACCATCTAGCATACCAAAACACTTCATTCAACCAACAGGAAACAGGCTTCCAGATTGTATGGGTGAAAGGGGATGAGTTGCATGTCTTTGTTTTGTCAGGATTCAGTGGTGCAGATAAAGATCACATATTCCCTTGGATTATGTTCCTTGGCTTGACACTACCTGGGAGCATGGGTTTTACAAGAGTAAGAAATGTCTAGATCTTGCATTACTTTTCACTTCTTCCCGTACCAAAGTGACATGCCATGATAAACATAAAAAATTTCTCAAAGATGGTATAAacctcattcatttattcattcatttactctctcagtctcactcactcactctcactcactgtttctaGTAAAAGTTCAGTTTTTAGACATAAAATACCCCTGGTTTATGGAAAGAGAGTTCTATTTGCACACACAAGATGACGCTTAGCTTCCAGCATGTGTCTTTCTTCTATATGTTATTTAGAAATTAGAACAATTAGCACACAATGAGTGTATTTATTCTATTTTGATTAGAGGCCGACGAGGACAGAGGAGACTTGGGGACTTTGTCCCAAGTCAGCGAATGAAAACGGAGGTAGATAACAGGACCTCATACAGCGATCTTGCTAATGAGAATGATATGCGCTCATCCCGAGAATACAGGACTGAAATCCGAACAGGCCCTGACTACAGAAATCAAGATAATCGCTCTCAGTTTGAAACAAGAGCCAAAAATTACCACAACCAGTCACAAGATTATCGTAATCAAGCCCCAGATGGCAGATCACAGGATTACCGTCTGGAACATCGATCCCAGGATTATAGAAATCAGGACTATGGGAGTAGATCGAGTCAAGATTATAGGGTGTCTCCTGAAAAATCACAGGATTACAGAAACCAAGCGGACTCAAGATCAGGATACAAGGGACATTCTGATTACAACAATCAATACCAATCAGATTATGTACAGAGGAATAATATGGATAATTCTCGGGGAAGGGGGCGTGGCCGTGGAGGAAGAGGCAGGGGCAATAGAGGCAGGTATTCTGACTCCCCAGAAACATCATTTGGTCCAAGTCGGTCACGCCAGTCCACATCACCTAGGGAGTTTACAAACACTACATTGAAAAACCCAGGACAGGATGCAGAGCAAGACCCTCGAGTAGAATCAGAATCTTCTGAAATTAAAGAGAAGTCTCAGAGTCAGGACGTTATCATctccaacaaagaaaatgttcaaaCTATAAGTGTGACAATTACGAACACAACAACGGAGAAGAAATCCTATTCTAAAGATCGCCGCAGTAAAGTTGTGGGTCGAACAAGAGTACAGGACACAGTAGTTAATGCCATTGACCCCATTGTTGGATCTATGGCTATCGAAAACCCTGCAAAGGCCCCTCCAGAGGAGAAAAATGGTCGAGGTATGTGTATATCATATTTCAGCATATCTGAACATTGTAGGTAAGTGGTAAATGTAGAAGTGCTGTGGAGGACATGATATAATTACTAGATGTGAGGTAATGGAAAGACTCGCATACATAACTTACCTGTGTTTCACGTCTTGAGTTCGTATGGTCTATCTATCCCTAATTGTAACTGACCCTTTTTAGCAGCTGCCCAGCAAACTGGTTCCAGTAAAATAGCTGACAAACAGCAGTTCCCCCCACGTCTTCAGAACACTGCAGCTAAACAAGATATGACACAGCAGAGTCGACCTAAACGTTACTCCTCCCAGCGGCAGAGGAACATCCCTGATGTCAACTACACAGATCAGGTGTCTGTAGAAAGTGGAACATATTACAATCCAGGTAactactcaaatgtttcttgttCTCTTATTTTATATGCAGAGGTGTTCTTCTATATGAGCATGGTATGACCAATGAGGTATGTTTTATGAGTAAGATCTGTTGAGTAAACAGACTAATAGTGTGGATGCCTTGCACGCTCACCCTCCCTGTGTCCTCTCTCTCCCTGCAGCTGCCCCAGCCTACACTCCACCTATGTACCGCCCTGAGCAGTCTGTTGCACAACCACCACAGCCATCACCTCCACGTCTCCCTCAACCTCAGCCCCAAGACACAGCTGGCTTCCAAACAACAATACTACAGCCTCCCATGGGCTTTCCACTACCAGGTAGGCCATTCTAGCCAGGGAATTGGTTTTCAATTAGAAATGGACAATCCTTGTCATAGATGAGTTCttcaaacatgtaaaatattgtttcatttgaaattccTATTATGTAATCTTTGAACTAATCATACCATTTCATGTGTAAAATGAAATGCTTGCTACCATCACATTCTTTAACATGTGTAATACATTTCAGTGTCCACAGCAGGTCTGCCAAATGTCCCCCCACGATTGTATGCCCCAGGCCCTGCCCCAGCTGTCACAATGACTGCACCTTCTGGCATCATACAGCCACAGTTCCTGGGGACAGGTGTTCCTGGAGTGCCACAGGTTGTGTATGGGGCTCCCCCAGGACCGTATCCAATGACAGTTGGATTTCCATCACCACCGCCTCCCCCTCCACAGCAGGTAGAACGTTAAAAGGATCTAACACAGTTTTGATTTTGGTCTATTAAGTATTATAGTCTTTTCTGATACAAATTCATCAGTATTATGCTGCTGACAAtagaatgtcaaaataaaagaCCAAATAATATGTGTATGAATAGTTTTTACTTAATCTTCTCTTCAAGCTTCACCTGTCAGAAAGTGTGATGATCAGAAGAAActatcagtatttatttttcttCATATAGGGTGCGGCTGCCACGGCTCCTCCTAGCAACACAGGGCAGGAATTGTTCAGAGGTGGCACCACTTACTATGCCCCAGAGTTGCAGCAGCCAAGTCCTAACAGATCACCGCAGAAGAGACCTAAGGCTGCCATACCTATAGTAAACCCTATTGTAAGTAACATATATAATTGTCCCTAATATGTATTCAGCCTTTCGAGTTCTTGAATTCTTCAAACATCTTTCAGATTAATCCATGTAAGGTTATAGTAGGTACATATTTACGATGTCTTCATGGTCTAGTTGTGATACCATGGCACAGACCACATAACCAAGTATTTCTCCTTTGAGGACATTCCGATATTTTACATGAGTAAATGATTTTACATCACAGGAGCACAAGAAGAATGGAAGGACTACATATGAGAGGGGAGAGTTGTCTCGGGCTGGTCATCCAGTTGTTGGTGCTGAAATGGACAGGGGAGGGGAGACAAATTTATCTCCTGTTCCTGACagtagtgatggtgatggagaCCCTGGCCTGACAGCATACTCTCAACGGGCCGAATTACCTCCGTATGAGAGTGCTACATACAAAGCCTCACAAGAACACAGTGCTAGCAATAACGAACAGACTGATTCATTTGTGCAATCAACTGACATTAACATCAGTGATGCAAATACTGAACCAGATCAGAATATGATTTCTTCTGAACAGTTACCCAAAACTACTGAAGACTCGCCTAGAATCATGTTCAGTCATCCTACTGACACTGAAGCCAGTGAAGTTAGTCAACATGTGGTAGCGACTAAAAATGAACCTAGAATATCAGAGGACAAACTTACAGCAATTGCTCACTCTCATGATCATATATTGGAAAGTAGTTCCATTGTTTCAAAAAGTGTACCAAACGTAGCAGTAGAAATAACAAGAGACTTGGAACATGTGTCATTGAATGAAACTGACACTTCAAACCCTGCACAGAGCACTGATGTTAAAGATGACGAGAGGAGAAAACCTCAAGTGCAAGAATTTTGTGTGAGAAAAGATTTTGAGGTTGCAGATATAAAGCCATCGGTTTCAGAGATTGATTCTGCGGTGGATGCAGGTGGTGACTCATCTCAGTATGGAGGCTCAAAGATGCAGATGAAAATTGAGATGGAAGAAGGTTCATCAGGGGCAGATGTCACAGTTCCAGCCACTGCTGTTGAAGCCAGCAATTGAAGTGAATGATCATCTCTGGTCCCACAGTTGAATGTTCTACGTGGTTTTTCAAGCTTTTGTTGCATTTACTGAGAAGCAtttttgatgttgttttgtcTGTACCAAAAGGATTTTAAGTGTACTTTAAGTGTTATTAAACAttctttgtgatggttttatgAATTCTAACACATAAGTTGATTTTGGTCGCAGACTTTCCTTTTGACTTTGAGTATGATGCAGCTCAGTATTTTTCATTGTCCAAGAGCATGACAAGAATTCTGAATTTAAGGTATGTTTAGTTGTGTGAGAGGCATATCTATGCTTAATGTCCTTGTTTGGCTTTGCCTTAATGATGTGGAGAGAAATGGCAGTTTCATCAAGTGTATTTGATTCTGTCAGAAAATGTCTTGACTTTATTATAACAATTAACTCTGAAGAGATAACAGAAATTTTCCAATGGAATTTTGCCAACACCATGATTCCTTAAATTAGTGTATACCCATTCTGTAGTGGTATATCCCTTGCATCGTTGGCCGCCAAGTCTTCTGGAGTTAGATTAAATGACAGGATAGTAGATGTAGCCATCCATTCGTAATGTGTGCGTGCGAGTCcgcgtgcatgcatgcgtgcgaGCGAGTGAGCGCGAGAGAGATTGGAACACGTTGAAATGAGAGGTCCTCCCTCCTCCAATTTTAGTATTGGGGAAATTACCATTTCCCACTTTACAGGCACATACTAAAATAATTAATACAATTGGGGTGAAGGAATTGCATGTAGTGCAATGCTGAACTAGTTTGCAGCAGATGTTTGGATTGGTTGATTATTTCACGTCCATGTTAAGTGATGGAGCTCAGGATGTCAGAAGCCATTACATAAAATGAGTATTGATCATGATAGAATGGGATATCAGTACCCTCGCTAACTGATTCAAACTGACCCTGACATCCTGCTACAATACTGTGATGCATTTTCATTTAGTCATAAGAGGTAATGTGAAAGGTTAAGAttaatttctttgttttattttgttttatgaatTGCCTAATAAGCATGCAGATGTGTTAAGATATTAATATAAGTTGTATTATAATTATCTTGTGTGGATGACTCTACGTAATATTTAAAAGGCTCATTGATGATAAAATAAAGGAAAGTTACTTGGGTCTTGATCATTTTATGATATCTATATTCACATAGAGAGattcaatttttttaaaagccacttatTACAGGGTAACTTGTAACTTGTCCTGAGACATTTTCCACTTGcactgatttttatgacatattcatgatggtgtaaacatgaaagaacaaatcaacaTGGAATTTTATGTTAACATTTAGTGTACTGTTTATTGGAAGCAATAAGTAGCAAAGAAAGACAACTCTGCTTTCTTATCAATATTAGTGTGAAATTCGACAGCtatattttgagcagatatgaaatgaaatccaagtttatttgcagattGAAACTGGAAGCAGAAATTATCAAGtagcccacggacaagtaagatattATTATTTGATTCCCCGAAATGATTACTTGTCCTGGGCGTtaggcgatgggattttttaacccctagGTTTGCTTCTACTGCTAGACGAAGTAGGAATAAATATTACATGGAATATCATTTGCCATGCATTACATTTAAATTACAAAATAGAGTGAAGAGAATCTATTGTTGTAAGTATTATGTTATCCTTAGAAATTGATATTTCAATCACAGTTTAATATGAGGATTTTGAAGCTTAAGAAAGAGTTAAGTGGAGAAACTTTATAAAGGAACTATTTTTTCATGTGTAATATCAGCCTTTGTTGTTCTGTCAGAGAAGTCAGTTGTGACACATCTTTATTGACCCCTGGATACATATCCTGAAGTAATACAAGTGAATATTATGTTAGAAATTTTGCATAAAGGCAGTATACCAAGGCAGTATATGTTGTTTCTTTGGAATATGCCATTTTTGTTATGAGACTTACTTCAAACATTGGTCTtccatgtgtttgttttgtttccttaCAGAAAGTATGTAATATTGAAAATGCATGTCTTGCGATAATATATAAGGGTACTTTTGGTCCAGGTTTCATGAGACATTGGGGTTTAGTGTTCATACAGTCTGATGAACTGATCACTTTGAACAGTGATTTTCCAAATTTGTTTGTGAAATTATTGACATATTACATTGTTGTATGCATTTGGTTTAGTTCCTATCAGTAATTGATGACATGAGTTTTGAAGATAGTTTTACCTTGTGTCTTGATCATGTTGAAAATTGAAATAGCATTGCTTTGAAAAGCATATCCTTCTAGCAGTTGTACCAACTCTTGATAACAAGTGTATGGTGCactatatgaaaatatttttatttcctGGATAAACTATGAATTATTGTGTTTATTGTCATGATaagtttcatattttgttaaaGAAATCTTTCTTAGGTTGTGAAAACATATCTTAAAcgtaaaacatattttctcaaGCACTAATCTTGTAGCAGTTcagaaaatgtaatatttttttatgatatgctgaacaacaaaagaaacataaatatgGGGCGGGGAGAGGGAGTTTTTTCATTGAAGCCATAAACGTGAACAGTTGCTTTTatgggatttcattttttcagaacttgcatttcttttgctgttcagtatacctTTGACATTAATGATGTATGTACATTACG
This portion of the Haliotis asinina isolate JCU_RB_2024 chromosome 10, JCU_Hal_asi_v2, whole genome shotgun sequence genome encodes:
- the LOC137299143 gene encoding protein CASC3-like, whose product is MADRRRRRRREDGGEDEGGAVDGLKEGSTKTRASECESEGEGNGADVLSENGSTSEKKGKEDEEDSEEESDSSEETDSDSDDDDDDEEEDDDEEAYDDVIIEDDGSWVEEERQSGDGEEQQEDGKNLDDDEDRKNPAYIPRKGAFYEHDTRMHGGGETQQKEEEDDQRPKKKLWKDEEKWLHDRYRDDQQAPKSREELIAIYGYDIRAYDKPPDSAPKRGMGKRGGRRGQRRLGDFVPSQRMKTEVDNRTSYSDLANENDMRSSREYRTEIRTGPDYRNQDNRSQFETRAKNYHNQSQDYRNQAPDGRSQDYRLEHRSQDYRNQDYGSRSSQDYRVSPEKSQDYRNQADSRSGYKGHSDYNNQYQSDYVQRNNMDNSRGRGRGRGGRGRGNRGRYSDSPETSFGPSRSRQSTSPREFTNTTLKNPGQDAEQDPRVESESSEIKEKSQSQDVIISNKENVQTISVTITNTTTEKKSYSKDRRSKVVGRTRVQDTVVNAIDPIVGSMAIENPAKAPPEEKNGRAAAQQTGSSKIADKQQFPPRLQNTAAKQDMTQQSRPKRYSSQRQRNIPDVNYTDQVSVESGTYYNPAAPAYTPPMYRPEQSVAQPPQPSPPRLPQPQPQDTAGFQTTILQPPMGFPLPVSTAGLPNVPPRLYAPGPAPAVTMTAPSGIIQPQFLGTGVPGVPQVVYGAPPGPYPMTVGFPSPPPPPPQQGAAATAPPSNTGQELFRGGTTYYAPELQQPSPNRSPQKRPKAAIPIVNPIEHKKNGRTTYERGELSRAGHPVVGAEMDRGGETNLSPVPDSSDGDGDPGLTAYSQRAELPPYESATYKASQEHSASNNEQTDSFVQSTDINISDANTEPDQNMISSEQLPKTTEDSPRIMFSHPTDTEASEVSQHVVATKNEPRISEDKLTAIAHSHDHILESSSIVSKSVPNVAVEITRDLEHVSLNETDTSNPAQSTDVKDDERRKPQVQEFCVRKDFEVADIKPSVSEIDSAVDAGGDSSQYGGSKMQMKIEMEEGSSGADVTVPATAVEASN